The genome window TCTTGCCGTACATTTCGCTGTATTTCTGAAGGAAATGATCCACCAGAAGCATGATATCGCTGCGGCGTTCACGCAGTGACGGAAGAATGATCGGGAAAACATTCAGGCGGTAGTACAGATCTTCACGGAAAACGTTCTTTTCGATCTCTTCTTCGAGGTTGCGGCTGGTTGCAGCCAGCACCCGGACATTAACGGGTATGTTTTCATTGCTGCCGACACGCTCAAACGTACGTTCCTGCAAAACGCGCAGCAGCCGCACCTGAACGGCCGGGGAAATATCGCCGATCTCATCGAGGAAAATCGTTCCTCCATTGGCCATTTCGAAGCGGCCTTTGCGCTGCTGGGTTGCGCCGGTAAATGCTCCCTTCTCGTGCCCAAACAGTTCGCTTTCGATCAGGTTTTCCGGCAGCGCTGCGCAGTTGACGCTCACAAACGCATTATTGCGCCGTTCGCCACCGTAATGGATGGCACGGGCAACGAGCTCCTTACCGGTTCCGCTTTCTCCGCGAATCAGCACAGTGGCAGAACTGTCGGCCACCTGCACGATTTGTTCGTAAACAGAGCGCATTGCGCCGCAGTTCCCAATAATATTGTGCATGCGATACCGATCACCCAACTGGCGGCGCAGACGTTCGTTTTCTGAAATCAGGCTGGAGCGCTCTTCAATGGCCTCGCGGATACCGGCAACCGCCTCCGCCAGAATATTGGCGACCAGTTCCAGAAACCGCTGATAATTGCGCAGCTCGTCCGGATCCGTTGTGATGGTCAGGTCGATACTCATCGTTCCGATGATGTTTTTCTGATGGACAATCGGAA of Tichowtungia aerotolerans contains these proteins:
- a CDS encoding sigma-54-dependent Fis family transcriptional regulator; amino-acid sequence: MTQSEKELEILYQISQVAMTRPHTVSELMVEVLDIMETEMGVSRGTLTLRKPDTDVFIIEASRGLTPKEETRGEYHEGEGVTGYVAKTGKSALIPDITKDPRFLNRTKSRVPAKQTAFICVPIVHQKNIIGTMSIDLTITTDPDELRNYQRFLELVANILAEAVAGIREAIEERSSLISENERLRRQLGDRYRMHNIIGNCGAMRSVYEQIVQVADSSATVLIRGESGTGKELVARAIHYGGERRNNAFVSVNCAALPENLIESELFGHEKGAFTGATQQRKGRFEMANGGTIFLDEIGDISPAVQVRLLRVLQERTFERVGSNENIPVNVRVLAATSRNLEEEIEKNVFREDLYYRLNVFPIILPSLRERRSDIMLLVDHFLQKYSEMYGKNIKRISTSAINMMMAYHWPGNVRELENCVERAVLTASDDVIHGYNLPPSLQTSDETQTSIFPRDGADLKTMVESYEKEIIIDALKKHRGNAAASARYLNTTQRIINYRIQKLGVRPEEYK